The segment GAAAGGAATGAAGAATGCTAAAAATGTATGTCTCtgaattattgattttttatttacatgtttaattatatgatatttaaatataatatttatttatttatttgttattactGGCCCTTGTTTTCTAATGTTATGTAATGTCTCCATTTCGTTTTGATACGTGTTATTTGAATGAATGATTTTTTGAGAATAATTTTTAACTCTAAGAGTTAGAAGTAATGTTTATGCAAATTCTATTATTTCAGAGTCTAtattatgtgaaattatatattgttattaaCTATTATATTATGTCTCAATATCTCGAGTGGACgattatttaagttaatttcTCGAACATTTTTCAAAGTGTGTTAAGTCTTGTTTGGCAGGCCATTTTAAGTGGTGGTTCAGCTGGAGGATTGCCTGCTTTAATCCATTGTGATCGTTTTAAAGCTCTTCTTCCTAACTCAGCTAGAGTTAAGTGTCTTGCTGATGGTAGCTATTTTCTCCACAGGTAAGATTTAACCTAATTTAGACTCGACGAACAGAGAGTTGCTCGTATCGTAGACACTTCTCAGGTTAATTTtgttagattaaaattattgtgTGTTCTATGCAGAAATCTAATAAAGCAAACTTAGAAAGATAATAGATCagacaacaaatatatatatatatgtcaaagGACGATACACAATAAATTAACGAGATGAACATTCCACTATACAAAAAACAGTACAAAATATCGATAGAAATAATAATTCcttataattcataaccaacaAAGTTTGCTCATTTCCGGTCAAcactatatatgtataaaatatagtttcgacctttatatatatatagtgagaGTTGCTCATTTTTCCGGTCAATGCTATctactatatatgtataaaatataattttaacctTGTATTTATCGTGTAATATTAATCTGAAGAATCGTGAACCCCCTTAATTGTTAATTTGTGTAACAGGGAACAAATGAAGGAAATGGCATTCATGGATACCGTTAATGAAGGACTGATCAAATTACATGTacaattcctcttcttctattttttttttaatattccatatatatatcctcacaatatattcaatatttgtttgtctaatttattttttaatcaaatgtaGAATTCAACCAATATGTTACCATCATCTTGTACTTCAAAAATGAACCCATCCTTGGTAagaattgataattatttatttttcgatCGAGCTCATCGAAATGTAATGAAACTAATTTTATGTCTAATGAATTAATCGTAGTGCCTTTTTCCACAATATTTTCAAGAAGGAATCAAGACACCATTTTTCATAGTCAACTCAATGTTTGATACATTTCAGGTCAATTTCTATTCTCATTAagttcatgaaaaaaattactaaaatttaattgatatcAAAGTTtcttaattcaaaaaaaaaataaaaaaattgattatatctCTGACATGTCTGATTATTTGTGTTTGATATATATTTgcgattattttaatttaatttaaacagTTGAATAAACggttattttgattaattcttattatgttttttgtGTGGGAttaaaagttttatttaattttttttcagatAAACAAGACTTTTCCTGGTTATTATGAAAATCTTTTTAGTAATACATGCTCAACTTCTCTTGTTAAAACTTTACAAGGTTAgtaataatttcataattagcTATCCCTAATTGtcaaatttgtattaattaattatgaattaaacatgtgaaaattttgaaatttaaccttttttttttaatttcagaTTTCAAACAAGATTTTATAAATGCGTTACCTAAACAAAGTAATTCTTCATCAAGAGGAATGTTTATTGACTCTTGTTTGATTCATTCTCAAATAACAAGTGGTGTTGGTTGGAATGGATTCTCCGTATATAAtaaggtcaatttttttttatcattttcaaagTTACtgaatgaatttattttattttatttcgatcttaaaaaaagaaaaataatttaaacctACGATACaacatatgattatttttttgattcgTCTCCGACCTTATTTAagaattgtttttttgtttcagACAATTGCAAAGGCATTTAGTGATTGGTACTTCGATAGGAGTCATGAACAATTGATAGACAAGCCAGATTTGCCATTAAATTGTTACAATTTTCCCTCTATTACAAATTTTTGCCCCTAAAACATGTACaaaaaagactcaaatatatatgtattattatttttagaagatGCAATTAATTTATGGATTTAGTTTTATGAACTTTTGTGTAATTTTAAACTCTTGCCCAATGTTGGGAACACAATGTTTGGATGGTTATTGCATattgttttataatgtatcGTAGTATTATATTGTGTTGTACACTGTAttgttttaataaatatagtgaTTGATAAATTGTATTGATCTCTGTCGTTACATATGTGACATGTAcataatttgaatgataaatcTATAAGAAAAGTAGGGTACGGGgtaaaattataatgaaaaggTAAAGGTAAaagatgaaatataattattaaataataaatagagacaaaataagaagaaaatattaataataacgTGACCACACCAGATCGGTCATTACATGTCATTACTTAACAATGAATTTAAACGATACGATACAATAGATaacaaccatctaaacaaggtgtaaaaagtatgatgataaccatctaaacaaagTGTAAATAATACAATACGACAGATAACAACCATCTAAACAAAGTGTAAATAATACAATACGACAGATaacaaccatctaaacaagGTGTAAAACGTGTGATAACAACCATCTAAACAAAGTGTAAACAATACGACAGATAACAACCATCTAAATAAGGTGTAAAACGTGTGATaacaaccatctaaacaagGTGTAAAAAGTGTTatcaagaaatgagaaaaaacatttttagatTGCTATAATTATAGGACACCTTTTATTTTACTCCTAATTAGATATTTCTATAGTTGTAAGGATATTTATTGTGATTTATTAATATCACTAGTTTCAATAATTTTCACGAGTAAAGCTAATATAGCAATAAATATTCTTTCATTATTtggtaaaaattaaatttaattgaatttgaataaaaaatatcaataatgaaatttaaaatatcaaaaaacaaAGTCAAAGAAAAGATATACAGTTGGTGAATGACAGCTTGATTCAACAATAGCTAACGGACTAAATTATTTCGAATCTCATCCGAAAGAAAGTGACAAATAATCCTAAATTTGAtagaatattaatataattaattcttaaaaagtaattttttttttgaaataagtgAGATTCAAATTTACAAATTAAAGCATTTAAAATTATTGGGCTATAACACATTGTTGTGTCACGAGTATTCAAAACACATTATTTAACAACTAAGTTCATTATTTTACTGATATACTCCCTTCGTTcggaattatttgtcatgttgcgcttattaaaagttaatttgactaattttcaatgataaattggatcatattaattaaatattttaaataaaaaaattagatattctaaaaatatatgaaaagtactataaattatatttttttgcatattaatatgatgaaaaaatacatcttaaaatgttagtcaaaatttttataatttgacttaaaaaataaaaatcatgacaaataatactggacggagggagtatatgataattttatatatatatattgtcacgacccaaatttgcaagtcgtgatggcacctatgttcccaaccaataggtaagccaacccaacatattaacccaactaaatcaacaaatgagtaaaaagactaacacttagcaagaatctccaacattgggttccttataagtacgaaatgcggaagataaaatatatcaccccaagaattggtgtcttaagtacaagagcttctaaaattcgatgcaagtctgaaactaaatgacaaatctaacataagggatacCCTGTTTGAATACTAAtaacagaataaataaaagatagagagaggtgtgggccacggaacagccaagcagctcaccacaactccaagNNNNNNNNNNNNNNNNNNNNNNNNNNNNNNNNNNNNNNNNNNNNNNNNNNNNNNNNNNNNNNNNNNNNNNNNNNNNNNNNNNNNNNNNNNNNNNNNNNNNNNNNNNNNNNNNNNNNNNNNNNNNNNNNNNNNNNNNNNNNNNNNNNNNNNNNNNNNNNNNNNNNNNNNNNNNNNNNNNNNNNNNNNNNNNNNNNNNNNNNNNNNNNNNNNNNNNNNNNNNNNNNNNNNNNNNNNNNNNNNNNNNNNNNNNNNNNNNNNNNNNNNNNNNNNNNNNNNNNNNNNNNNNNNNNNNNNNNNNNNNNNNNNNNNNNNNNNNNNNNNNNNNNNNNNNNNNNNNNNNNNNNNNNNNNNNNNNNNNNNNNNNNNNNNNNNNNNNNNNNNNNNNNNNNNNNNNNNNNNNNNNNNNNNNNNNNNNNNNNNNNNNNNNNNNNNNNNNNNNNNNNNNNNNNNNNNNNNNNNNNNNNNNNNNNNNNNNNNNNNNNNNNNNNNNNNNNNNNNNNNNNNNNNNNNNNNNNNNNNNNNNNNNNNNNNNNNNNNNNNNNNNNNNNNNNNNNNNNNNNNNNNNNNNNNNNNNNNNNNNNNNNNNNNNNNNNNNNNNNNNNNNNNNNNNNNNNNNNNNNNNNNNNNNNNNNNNNNNNNNNNNNNNNNNNNNNNNNNNNNNNNNNNNNNNNNNNNNNNNNNNNNNNNNNNNNNNNNNNNNNNNNNNNNNNNNNNNNNNNNNNNNNNNNNNNNNNNNNNNNNNNNNNNNNNNNNNNNNNNNNNNNNNNNNNNNNNNNNNNNNNNNNNNNNNNNNNNNNNNNNNNNNNNNNNNNNNNNNNNNNNNNNNNNNNNNNNNNNNNNNNNNNNNNNNNNNNNNNNNNNNNNNNNNNNNNNNNNNNNNNNNNNNNNNNNNNNNNNNNNNNNNNNNNNNNNNNNNNNNNNNN is part of the Solanum pennellii chromosome 8, SPENNV200 genome and harbors:
- the LOC107028239 gene encoding pectin acetylesterase 8-like isoform X1, giving the protein MEITKILQGLCLVIFCLIMLNDKVVIGEGETMVNLTILESAVSKGAVCLDGTPPAYYYEKGHGEGANNWIIYFRGGEWCYNVIDCVARTTTEKGSSKYAPKQRSFYGILSNNKTINPDFYNWNRVMVIYCDGSSFTGDVELVDPITKLHFRGARIFLALIENFLEKGMKNAKNAILSGGSAGGLPALIHCDRFKALLPNSARVKCLADGSYFLHREQMKEMAFMDTVNEGLIKLHNSTNMLPSSCTSKMNPSLCLFPQYFQEGIKTPFFIVNSMFDTFQINKTFPGYYENLFSNTCSTSLVKTLQDFKQDFINALPKQSNSSSRGMFIDSCLIHSQITSGVGWNGFSVYNKTIAKAFSDWYFDRSHEQLIDKPDLPLNCYNFPSITNFCP